In Pseudoalteromonas sp. MM1, a single window of DNA contains:
- the rpiA gene encoding ribose-5-phosphate isomerase RpiA — MTQDELKKAAAWAALEFVKENTIVGVGTGSTVNHFIDALGTVKDTITGAVSSSEASTARLQALGIEVFELNDVDSLDVYVDGADEINAQNEMIKGGGAALTREKIVAAVAKQFVCIVDDTKLVDTLGDFPLPVEVIPMARSYVARELLKLGGDPVYRQGVVTDNGNVILDVHNLSISNAKQLETQINSIVGVVTNGLFAMRGADKVIIGTKNGPQIK; from the coding sequence ATGACGCAAGACGAATTAAAAAAGGCAGCTGCGTGGGCTGCACTCGAGTTTGTAAAAGAAAACACCATTGTTGGTGTAGGCACAGGCTCTACCGTAAATCATTTTATTGATGCCCTAGGCACAGTAAAAGACACCATAACAGGTGCGGTATCAAGCTCTGAAGCTTCAACAGCGCGCCTACAAGCGTTAGGTATTGAAGTATTTGAACTAAACGATGTAGATTCGCTTGATGTTTATGTAGATGGCGCAGATGAAATTAATGCCCAAAACGAAATGATCAAAGGCGGCGGCGCAGCACTTACCCGCGAAAAAATAGTCGCAGCCGTTGCAAAACAGTTTGTGTGTATTGTTGATGACACAAAATTAGTAGATACATTGGGCGACTTCCCACTTCCGGTAGAAGTTATACCAATGGCACGCAGCTACGTTGCTCGTGAATTATTAAAACTTGGTGGCGACCCTGTGTACCGCCAAGGCGTAGTAACCGATAACGGTAACGTTATTTTAGATGTACACAATTTAAGTATTAGTAATGCCAAGCAACTTGAAACACAAATTAATTCAATTGTTGGCGTAGTTACCAACGGCCTATTTGCAATGCGCGGCGCTGATAAAGTCATTATCGGCACTAAAAATGGGCCACAAATTAAATAG